CCGCCGCACAAACCCACTCCCTTTCATCCTCAAGAAAAGGAACAGTCTGGGCTTGTTTCGGTAGTGAGCAATCGGAAAGATCATAAACCCATTTTTTATCTCCTGACGCCAGGAAAGAGCGCAAGCCCTTCTCGCCCTGCCATGCCCAAACCTCGCTTTCTTTAAATTTAATAATCGCATCGGGACGGATGACTAAAGTCGCGAAAATCGCGATCAAAAAAGTGATCAAAACCCAAAAAATCGGCAGCACCACCCGTTGCACAGCCTTGGGTTTCTCTACTCTTTGCTCTTTCCAGTTGACCCAGACCCCTGCTTTGCCCAGTGTTCTCAGAGCAATGGCGCTGGAGTGCGCCCATTTCACCGCGCGATGTGTGTCTTTCACTGTCTGAATATCATCAACGCGGTGGAGCCCGAACATGATCTTGAAACGCTCTACATCCAGCGATTTTTCTCGCTCGGCATCCAAATAAGCATCATAAAATTTGTCGCGATGAAAGAAAGACCATAGCTTATTGAAAAATATGAAATACGCCCCCCTTAAGAACAGGTAGAGCAAGCCCGCCAACACGCTCAGAAAGATAAATAAACTAAAAGCGGCAGAAAAATAAGAAAAAAGACTTGAGATAGTATTCATCATAAAAAAACCCAACCACCGAAGTGGCTGGGTCCTTATCAACAGAATGACACATTACAGCTGGGCTGGTTCCGTTTGTACCTGATACACCGGGTACGTACGACACAAGGTAACGATCTTCTCACGAATATCGTGCTTGACGGCCTCCAGCGTGCCCGCCTCATAAGCATCGAGCACATCGCACAAGTAATGCGCCAGTTGCTCGCAATCGGCCACGGTAAAGCCCCGTGTCGTCACGGCAGGCGTTCCGATACGGATACCCGAGGTCACCATGGGCGAGCGCGGATCGTTGGGCACTGAGTTTTTGTTGACGGTGATGTAAGCATCCGCCAGGGCATCACTGGCTTCTTGCCCGGTATAAGGCTTGGTCGACAGGTTAATCAGCATCATGTGGTTATCCGTACCCCCAGACACGATGGTATGGCCACGCTGAATCAGTATCGCTGCCATCGCTCGGGCATTACGCACCACATTTTGCTGATAGGTACGGAACTCGGGTTGCAAGGCTTCCTTGAAGGCAACGGCTTTGGCTGCAATAAGATGCATCAAGGGCCCCCCTTGCACGCCGGGGAACACCGCTGAATTCAAACGTTTGTAGAAATCGTCGCTTTGCCCTTTAGCCATGATCACGCCACCACGTGGGCCGCGCAGGGTTTTGTGCGTGGTGCTGGTAACCACATGTGCGTATGGCAAGGGGCTGGGGTACTCACCCGCCGCCACCAGGCCGGCCACATGAGCCATATCGACCCAGAACCAGGCACCCACCTTGTCAGCGATCTGGCGCATACGCGCCCAATCCTTCACGCGTGAATAGGCAGAGAAACCGCCGATCAACATCTTGGGCTTGGTCTCGATAGCAATCCGCTCCATTTCGTCGTAATCGATCAGCCCGGTTTGGGTATCGACGCCGTAAGGAACAATGTTGTAAAGACGCCCCGAAATATTGATGGGATTACCGTGCGTCAGGTGCCCGCCCTGCGCCAGATTCATCCCCATTACCGTATCGCCAGGTTTGAGCAGGGCCAGAAACACGGCGGTATTGGCTTGTGCTCCGGCATGAGGCTGCACGTTGGCATAATCGCAATCGAATAGGGCCTTCAGGCGCTCGATGGCCAAACGCTCGGCCACGTCCACAAACTCGCAACCGGCGTAATAGCGCTTGTCCGGATAACCCTCAGCGTACTTGTTGGTGAAAACGGAGTTCTGAACCTGCATGACCAAGGGGCTGGCATAGTTCTCCGAGGCAATCAGTTCTACATGATCTTCCTGACGGCTTTGTTCACCAGCCATGGCCTGGGCCAGTTCCTTGTCGAATTCAGCCAGAGTGAGTGTGTTGTCGTACATCGCTTTTCCTTAAAAAATCTTAGGTCAAATCGCAGCCACCTGCCTGGCCGCTCTGAGAGGCGGGCATCGCCCTTAACCGTGCGTGCGCGCGAATTCGCGCATGAACAGCGCCAGCTCCTGTACCGCATCCAGGGTGACGGCGTTATAAATGCTGGCGCGCAAGCCCCCAGTCGACTGATGGCCCTTCAAACCATGAAATCCGTTTTCCTGCGCTTCCCGAACAAATAGATCCTCCAAATTTCTTTCGGAAATATGAAAAGGAACATTATTGATAGATCGATAATCAGGCAAAACATGATTGATATAGAAACCATTACTGCCATCAATCACGTTATAAAGATGGCGTGACTTTTTCTTATTGATTTCATGCAGCACTTCTATTCCACCCGTACGTTCAATCCACTCCATCATCAAGCCCATCACATACCAGGAAAACGTGGAAGGAGTATTTAACAGGGACTGCTTTTTTGCCTGAATGGAAAAATCCAACGCCTGTGGCGTTGCAGCCAAAGGCTTGTCTAAAATAGCAGGATTGAGCAATACGAGCGTGACACCGGCAATACCCATATTTTTCTGGGCTGAGGCATAAACCAAATCATGTGCGGCAATGTCAATCGGCTTGGACATCAGGCTGGAGCAGGCATCACACACTAATGGAATAGACGAAATGGGTGGTTTTGAAAATTGCAAGCCCTGTGCAGTTTCATTCTCCGTGTAATGCAAATAAGCCGCATCCAGATTAATATGAGATTCATTAATTTCAGGAACACGATCAAATCCAGTTTCATGAGAACTGGCAATGGTTCGCACAATCCCATATTGCCTGGCGGCATTAGCCGCTTGCTCCGACCACAAGCCCGTGTGTATATAGTCCGCTGTGTTTGTTTTATGAAACAGGTTCATCGGAATTTGAGAAAACTGCAGATACGACCCCCCTTGCAGGAGCAACACGTGATAGTCCGATGGAACTGCCAGAACGCGACGCACCGCGGCGTCAGTCGCGTGGGCAAAATCCATAAAGGGCTGGGAGCGATGGCTGATTTCCATCACGGATACCCCCGTGCCGGCAAAATCGAGCAGTTCATCGCGCACTTGCAAGAGAACATCGATCGGCAAGGCGCTGGGCCCTGCGCTGAAATTAAAGGGTCGGGACATACTTGCTGAGATCCTGTACAAACCTGAACGCCGGAACAGGCCCCCCCTATTTCGGCAACGACAATCAAGTCTACGAGCACAATGGTCTGACTAGTCAGACCATTAATCTTCTCTGGAGCAGACCGCATGACGCGTTCGTTTGAACTGGACACCTTGAAAATGCGTCTTAACGATGACGAACTTCAATCCCTGGATCTTCACCAGCGTATTCAACGTGCCCTACGGGCGCTGATTCTGGATGGCGCTCTGGGTCCCGGAGTCAAGCTGCCTGCCACGCGCTCACTGGCCAAATCATTGAGCATGGCGCGCGATACCGTCGAGAACGCCTATGTCCAACTCCACCGCGACGGCTTTATCGTGCGACGTGAAGGTTCGGGCAGTTATGTCTCTGAATCCGTGGGAACCGAGCTGCGAGGCAGCGCCTACCGGCGCATCAAGGCCCAGGATCTGAAACGCAGCGTCATGGAACCGGGTACCGGCTTGAGCCGCCGGGGCCGCGCCGTATTTGAAAGTGGCGGTATTGCCGATCAGCAAACCATCAAGGCCTTTGCCACCGGCTTGCCTGAAACCCGCAACTTTCCGACCGATGTCTGGGAGCGCCTGCAGCGTCAGGCCATGAAGGACTTTCGCGCCAACATCCTGCTACATGGTGATCCCCAGGGCACCGAGTCCTTGCGCAAAGCGATTGCCGTATACCTGAATCTGGAACGAGGCGCCAAGGTATCCGCGGATCAGATTCTGATTTTGAGCAGTACGCGCCAAGCTCTGTTCCTGTGTGCGCAACTGCTGGTCGATGCGGGCAAGCCCATTCTGGTTGAGAATCCAGGTTACTTCGGCGCGCGCAAGGCTTTTGAAGCGGCCGAAGCCCGTGTCGTACCTATTGGGGTGGACGAACAGGGCCTGCGCACCGAGCTTTTGCATGAAGACCGCAGCGGTGCAAACTGCATTTATGTCACCCCCTCCCATCAGTACCCAACAGGGGCGACCCTTTCACTGGAACGTCGCCTGGAACTGATACGCTGGGCGGCCGAAAATGGCCGCTGGATTCTGGAAGACGACTACGACAGCGAGTTTCATTATGACGGCCTGCCCACCGCCTGCGTGCAGGGTCTGGACAAGTATCAGCGTACGATTTACCTGGGCACGTTCAGCAAAACGCTCTATCCGGGGCTGCGCATGGGGTATATGGCTCTGCCGCCGGAGCTGGTCAAACCCTTTACACAAGCCCGCAGCATCATGGATGGGCACACTCCCCAGATACTGCAGCTGACCCTGGCGCGTTTCATGGAAGACGGCCACTACAACTCGCACATCCGGGCCATGCGCAAGCTGTACACGGGGCGTCGGGAG
This genomic interval from Alcaligenes ammonioxydans contains the following:
- a CDS encoding DUF6216 family protein; this encodes MMNTISSLFSYFSAAFSLFIFLSVLAGLLYLFLRGAYFIFFNKLWSFFHRDKFYDAYLDAEREKSLDVERFKIMFGLHRVDDIQTVKDTHRAVKWAHSSAIALRTLGKAGVWVNWKEQRVEKPKAVQRVVLPIFWVLITFLIAIFATLVIRPDAIIKFKESEVWAWQGEKGLRSFLASGDKKWVYDLSDCSLPKQAQTVPFLEDEREWVCAAVKSGDYFSSLHSTVKFQRYFSAPILIFLMWCSVLLLLKSHSLSTALRLHRILHPCRNAQ
- the glyA gene encoding serine hydroxymethyltransferase — translated: MYDNTLTLAEFDKELAQAMAGEQSRQEDHVELIASENYASPLVMQVQNSVFTNKYAEGYPDKRYYAGCEFVDVAERLAIERLKALFDCDYANVQPHAGAQANTAVFLALLKPGDTVMGMNLAQGGHLTHGNPINISGRLYNIVPYGVDTQTGLIDYDEMERIAIETKPKMLIGGFSAYSRVKDWARMRQIADKVGAWFWVDMAHVAGLVAAGEYPSPLPYAHVVTSTTHKTLRGPRGGVIMAKGQSDDFYKRLNSAVFPGVQGGPLMHLIAAKAVAFKEALQPEFRTYQQNVVRNARAMAAILIQRGHTIVSGGTDNHMMLINLSTKPYTGQEASDALADAYITVNKNSVPNDPRSPMVTSGIRIGTPAVTTRGFTVADCEQLAHYLCDVLDAYEAGTLEAVKHDIREKIVTLCRTYPVYQVQTEPAQL
- the serC gene encoding 3-phosphoserine/phosphohydroxythreonine transaminase, encoding MSRPFNFSAGPSALPIDVLLQVRDELLDFAGTGVSVMEISHRSQPFMDFAHATDAAVRRVLAVPSDYHVLLLQGGSYLQFSQIPMNLFHKTNTADYIHTGLWSEQAANAARQYGIVRTIASSHETGFDRVPEINESHINLDAAYLHYTENETAQGLQFSKPPISSIPLVCDACSSLMSKPIDIAAHDLVYASAQKNMGIAGVTLVLLNPAILDKPLAATPQALDFSIQAKKQSLLNTPSTFSWYVMGLMMEWIERTGGIEVLHEINKKKSRHLYNVIDGSNGFYINHVLPDYRSINNVPFHISERNLEDLFVREAQENGFHGLKGHQSTGGLRASIYNAVTLDAVQELALFMREFARTHG
- the pdxR gene encoding MocR-like pyridoxine biosynthesis transcription factor PdxR, translating into MTRSFELDTLKMRLNDDELQSLDLHQRIQRALRALILDGALGPGVKLPATRSLAKSLSMARDTVENAYVQLHRDGFIVRREGSGSYVSESVGTELRGSAYRRIKAQDLKRSVMEPGTGLSRRGRAVFESGGIADQQTIKAFATGLPETRNFPTDVWERLQRQAMKDFRANILLHGDPQGTESLRKAIAVYLNLERGAKVSADQILILSSTRQALFLCAQLLVDAGKPILVENPGYFGARKAFEAAEARVVPIGVDEQGLRTELLHEDRSGANCIYVTPSHQYPTGATLSLERRLELIRWAAENGRWILEDDYDSEFHYDGLPTACVQGLDKYQRTIYLGTFSKTLYPGLRMGYMALPPELVKPFTQARSIMDGHTPQILQLTLARFMEDGHYNSHIRAMRKLYTGRREIMLEAIEQHLQGIVRAARPEGGLQIPCFLEPGWSEEHTLRRALSAGVQLPGLSRLYIGEEKQQGWLLGYASLTAYEIESAMLRLANALRQGKG